A stretch of Bacillus pseudomycoides DNA encodes these proteins:
- the yhbY gene encoding ribosome assembly RNA-binding protein YhbY, translated as MLTGKQKRFLRAKAHHLTPIFQVGKGGVNENMVKQIAEALEARELFKVSVLQNCEFDRREVAEELSKGARAEIVQVIGSTIVLYKESRENKQIKLPQ; from the coding sequence ATGTTAACAGGAAAACAAAAAAGATTTTTACGTGCAAAAGCACATCACTTAACACCGATTTTTCAAGTTGGAAAAGGCGGCGTAAATGAAAATATGGTAAAACAAATTGCGGAGGCATTAGAAGCTCGTGAGTTATTTAAAGTGAGCGTACTACAAAACTGTGAATTTGATCGTCGTGAAGTTGCAGAAGAACTATCTAAAGGTGCGAGAGCAGAAATCGTCCAAGTAATTGGAAGCACAATTGTTTTATATAAAGAATCAAGAGAAAATAAACAAATCAAACTTCCACAATAG
- the yqeH gene encoding ribosome biogenesis GTPase YqeH — MTERIKCIGCGVEIQTENKNEVGYAPASSLEKEQVICQRCFRLKNYNEIQDVSLTDDDFLRILNGIGQSDALVVKIVDIFDFNGSWLPGLHRFVGNNKVLLVGNKADLIPKSVKHDKVKHWMRYSAKQLGLKPEDVFLISAAKGQGIGELAEAIEQYRDGKDVYVVGCTNVGKSTFINRMIKEFSEETENVITTSHFPGTTLDLIDIPLDETSSLYDTPGIINHHQMAHYVGKQSLKLITPTKEIKPMVFQLNEEQTLLFGGLARFDYISGGRRAFTCHFSNRLPIHRTKLEKADELYEKHAGELLNPPTPEELENMPGLVKYEFNIREPKTDVVFSGLGWVTVNESGAKIVAHVPKGVSVSLRKSLI, encoded by the coding sequence TTGACTGAAAGAATTAAATGTATTGGTTGCGGTGTAGAAATTCAAACAGAAAATAAAAATGAAGTAGGATATGCACCAGCTTCATCTTTAGAAAAAGAACAAGTGATTTGTCAGCGTTGTTTTCGTTTAAAGAATTATAATGAAATTCAAGATGTGTCGTTAACAGACGATGACTTTTTGCGTATTTTAAATGGAATTGGTCAGTCAGATGCGCTTGTTGTCAAAATTGTAGATATTTTTGACTTCAATGGTAGCTGGTTACCAGGTTTACATCGTTTTGTAGGAAATAATAAAGTATTGCTTGTTGGAAATAAAGCGGATTTAATTCCGAAGTCGGTAAAACACGATAAGGTAAAACATTGGATGCGTTATAGTGCGAAGCAGCTTGGTTTAAAACCAGAAGATGTTTTTTTAATTAGTGCAGCAAAAGGACAAGGTATTGGTGAACTTGCGGAGGCGATTGAACAATACCGTGATGGTAAAGATGTATATGTTGTAGGCTGTACGAACGTTGGTAAATCTACATTTATTAATCGTATGATTAAGGAATTTAGTGAAGAAACTGAAAATGTAATTACAACGTCTCATTTCCCAGGAACAACGCTTGATTTAATTGATATTCCACTAGATGAAACATCATCTTTATATGATACACCAGGTATTATTAATCATCATCAAATGGCGCATTACGTGGGAAAACAAAGCTTAAAGCTGATTACACCGACAAAAGAAATTAAGCCGATGGTATTTCAATTAAACGAAGAACAAACATTATTATTCGGCGGATTAGCACGTTTTGATTATATTAGCGGTGGTCGCCGTGCGTTCACTTGCCATTTCTCAAACCGTCTACCAATTCATCGTACAAAGCTTGAAAAAGCAGATGAATTGTATGAAAAACATGCAGGGGAATTATTAAATCCACCAACCCCGGAAGAACTAGAAAATATGCCTGGACTTGTGAAGTACGAATTTAATATTCGTGAGCCAAAAACAGATGTTGTATTCTCAGGTTTAGGATGGGTTACTGTAAATGAGTCTGGGGCAAAGATTGTGGCTCATGTACCAAAAGGAGTTAGTGTTTCATTACGTAAATCTTTAATTTAA
- the aroE gene encoding shikimate dehydrogenase codes for MKQLYGVIGDPIGHSLSPLMHNDAFEHCSIDAHYHAFLVEERVLGEAVRGLKALGVSGFNVTTPHKISIMKYLDEIDPLAKQIGAVNTVVHRDGKLIGYNTDGIGYVRSLQAISKEPLYQKRILLLGAGGACRAIYFSLADAGVKEIDIANRTVEKATQLITGCQAKITSHALSLEQATEKQKNYDIIIHTTTIGMHPHVQDTPLQIQSLKPGTIVSDIIYNPFETKLLQDAKVKGATVQNGIDMFVYQGALAFEMWTGRMPNIERMKQLVMRKLGG; via the coding sequence ATGAAACAATTATATGGTGTAATCGGAGATCCAATTGGTCATTCATTGTCACCGCTTATGCATAACGATGCATTTGAGCACTGTAGTATAGATGCTCATTATCATGCGTTTCTTGTAGAAGAAAGAGTGCTAGGGGAAGCGGTGCGAGGTTTAAAAGCATTAGGAGTATCGGGATTTAACGTCACAACTCCGCACAAAATTTCAATTATGAAATACTTGGATGAAATTGATCCATTAGCAAAACAAATTGGTGCTGTGAATACGGTCGTTCATAGAGATGGAAAACTAATTGGTTATAATACAGACGGAATTGGTTACGTTCGTTCCTTACAAGCGATTAGTAAAGAGCCGCTTTATCAAAAGCGCATTTTATTACTTGGTGCAGGAGGAGCGTGCCGCGCTATCTATTTTTCGCTTGCAGATGCAGGAGTAAAAGAAATTGATATTGCCAATCGAACTGTGGAAAAGGCAACTCAGCTTATCACTGGATGTCAAGCGAAGATTACATCACATGCTCTTTCGCTAGAGCAAGCAACAGAAAAACAAAAAAATTATGATATTATCATTCATACGACAACAATAGGTATGCATCCACATGTCCAAGATACACCACTGCAAATTCAATCCTTGAAACCAGGGACGATTGTTTCGGATATTATTTATAATCCATTTGAGACAAAGCTTCTGCAAGATGCAAAAGTTAAAGGAGCAACCGTACAAAATGGGATAGATATGTTCGTGTATCAAGGAGCGCTTGCATTTGAAATGTGGACAGGGCGTATGCCGAATATCGAGAGAATGAAACAATTAGTAATGAGAAAGCTTGGAGGCTAA
- the yqeK gene encoding bis(5'-nucleosyl)-tetraphosphatase (symmetrical) YqeK, with translation MNREEALEIVKQQMHEKRYIHTIGVMETAIELAKLYGVDEKKAETAAIFHDYAKCRPIQEMKDIIKQEELPKDLLHYNKELWHAPVGAYLVEKEVGITDPEILQAITYHTSGHEKMTMLDKVIYVADYIEPGRKFPGVEEARKLAGEDINKALLFALKRTIQFLMEKDQTIYPLTFQTYNAVIKEEITE, from the coding sequence ATGAATCGTGAGGAAGCACTTGAGATTGTAAAACAACAAATGCATGAAAAGCGTTATATACATACAATTGGTGTGATGGAAACGGCAATTGAACTTGCTAAGCTATATGGCGTGGATGAAAAAAAGGCAGAAACGGCTGCTATATTTCATGATTATGCAAAATGTAGACCGATTCAAGAAATGAAAGACATTATTAAGCAGGAAGAGTTGCCGAAAGATTTACTTCACTACAACAAAGAGTTATGGCATGCGCCAGTTGGGGCATACTTAGTAGAAAAAGAAGTCGGCATTACGGATCCAGAAATCCTACAAGCTATTACATATCATACAAGTGGTCATGAAAAGATGACAATGCTTGATAAAGTTATTTATGTGGCGGATTATATTGAACCTGGCCGCAAATTCCCAGGTGTGGAAGAAGCGCGGAAGTTAGCAGGAGAAGATATAAATAAAGCTTTATTATTTGCATTAAAGCGCACAATTCAATTTTTAATGGAAAAAGATCAAACGATCTATCCGTTAACATTTCAAACATATAACGCAGTTATCAAGGAGGAAATTACGGAATGA
- the rpmG gene encoding 50S ribosomal protein L33: protein MRVNITLACTECGDRNYITKKNKRNNPERIELKKYCPRLKRVTLHRETK from the coding sequence ATGCGTGTAAATATTACATTAGCTTGTACAGAATGTGGTGATCGTAATTATATTACGAAGAAAAATAAGCGAAATAATCCGGAACGTATTGAACTGAAAAAATACTGCCCGCGTTTAAAGCGAGTAACATTACATCGTGAAACAAAGTAA
- a CDS encoding phosphatidylserine decarboxylase — protein MRRTLYRLMIELTNGRFTSYILRKFAQSRLSSIIISSYAKVFQLNQDEMEKDLKEYRTLHELFTRKLKEGKREVDASASSIVSPVDGVFADHGPIEETKIFDIKGKRYSIVDMLGNEERAKRYAGGTYMVIYLSPSHYHRIHSPLSGTVTERFVLGRKSYPVNAAGMKYGKEPLSKNYRSITEVDSEGQHMALVKVGAMFVNSIELLHERNTVQKGEEMAYFTFGSTVVLLFEKGMVEVVSTLMSGQELRLGEKIATRLS, from the coding sequence TTGCGACGTACATTATATCGACTCATGATCGAACTTACAAACGGTCGTTTTACTTCTTATATATTACGTAAATTTGCACAGTCTCGTTTAAGTTCCATTATTATTTCGTCCTATGCAAAAGTGTTTCAACTGAATCAGGATGAGATGGAAAAGGATTTAAAGGAGTATCGCACGCTGCATGAACTATTTACACGTAAGTTGAAAGAAGGAAAACGAGAAGTAGATGCATCGGCATCAAGTATTGTTAGCCCTGTTGATGGGGTATTTGCTGATCATGGACCTATTGAAGAAACGAAAATATTTGATATTAAAGGCAAGCGTTATTCGATTGTGGATATGCTAGGTAATGAAGAGCGAGCAAAGCGTTATGCAGGTGGTACATATATGGTTATTTATTTAAGTCCAAGTCATTATCATCGTATTCATAGTCCTCTCTCAGGTACTGTGACAGAGCGATTTGTACTTGGAAGAAAATCATATCCAGTAAACGCAGCAGGGATGAAATATGGAAAAGAGCCGTTGTCAAAGAATTATCGTTCTATCACAGAGGTTGATAGTGAAGGACAACATATGGCACTTGTAAAAGTAGGAGCTATGTTTGTAAATAGTATTGAACTTCTTCATGAAAGAAACACTGTTCAAAAAGGTGAAGAGATGGCATACTTTACATTTGGTTCCACAGTCGTTTTACTGTTTGAAAAAGGAATGGTTGAAGTTGTTTCAACTTTAATGAGTGGTCAAGAACTTCGCCTGGGTGAAAAAATTGCAACTCGCTTATCCTAA
- a CDS encoding alkaline phosphatase: MKKFMKKAWPFAVVTSLALTSVVTWGVTRSDVIKADGKASDPKIKNVIVLIGDGMGPSYMTAHRYMKDNPKTFEMESTEFDKHLIGTQKTYPEDEHQNITDSASAATAMSAGIKTYNAAIAVDNNKAEVKTVLEQAKEQGKSTGLVATSEITHATPAAFGAHDISRKNMDAIANDYFDEKINGKHKVDVLLGGGVSNFVRKDRNLTEEFKKSGYSYVTDREQLLNDKNDQILGLFAPGGLDKMIDRNEKTPSLEEMTNAAINRLNKNDKGFFLMVEGSQIDWAGHDNDVVGAMSEMEDFEKAFKAAIEFAKKDKNTLVIATADHSTGGFSLGVNGEYNFNANAIKAAKRTPDFMANEIAKGANVEETLKKYVDLQLTPEEIKSVNDIAPSKDVTKIDNVIEEIFNKRSFTGWTTGGHTGEDVNVYAFGPGKYLFSGVQENTNLAKRVFDIVGGGDPNKGRR; the protein is encoded by the coding sequence GTGAAAAAGTTTATGAAGAAAGCATGGCCATTTGCGGTCGTGACATCGTTAGCACTTACGTCAGTAGTAACGTGGGGCGTAACGCGTTCAGATGTAATTAAAGCGGACGGAAAAGCAAGTGATCCAAAAATTAAGAATGTAATTGTATTAATTGGAGATGGCATGGGACCTTCGTATATGACAGCTCATCGTTATATGAAAGATAATCCAAAAACATTTGAAATGGAGTCAACAGAATTTGATAAACATCTTATAGGAACACAAAAAACATATCCAGAAGATGAACATCAAAATATTACCGATTCTGCATCAGCAGCAACAGCAATGTCAGCAGGCATAAAAACATATAATGCAGCTATTGCGGTTGATAATAATAAGGCAGAAGTGAAAACAGTACTTGAACAAGCAAAAGAACAAGGGAAATCAACGGGTTTAGTTGCAACTTCTGAAATTACACATGCAACGCCAGCTGCTTTTGGAGCGCATGACATTAGCCGTAAAAATATGGATGCAATTGCAAATGATTATTTTGATGAGAAAATTAATGGAAAACATAAAGTGGATGTTCTTCTCGGCGGTGGTGTAAGTAACTTTGTAAGAAAAGACCGTAATCTTACAGAAGAATTTAAGAAATCTGGTTATAGTTATGTAACAGATCGTGAGCAATTATTAAATGATAAAAATGATCAAATTCTTGGTTTGTTTGCACCAGGTGGTTTAGATAAAATGATTGATCGTAATGAAAAGACCCCTTCATTAGAAGAAATGACAAATGCAGCAATCAATCGCTTAAATAAAAACGACAAAGGTTTCTTCTTAATGGTAGAAGGCAGTCAAATTGACTGGGCTGGACATGATAATGACGTTGTTGGTGCTATGAGTGAAATGGAAGACTTCGAGAAAGCATTTAAAGCAGCGATTGAATTCGCGAAAAAAGATAAGAATACATTAGTTATTGCAACAGCTGACCATTCTACTGGTGGGTTCTCTCTAGGTGTAAATGGTGAATATAACTTTAATGCAAATGCAATTAAAGCAGCAAAACGTACACCAGACTTTATGGCAAATGAAATTGCAAAAGGTGCAAATGTAGAAGAAACGTTGAAGAAGTATGTTGATTTACAATTAACACCAGAAGAAATTAAATCTGTAAATGATATTGCACCATCAAAAGATGTAACGAAAATTGATAATGTGATTGAAGAAATCTTTAATAAACGTTCATTTACAGGCTGGACAACAGGGGGGCATACTGGTGAAGATGTGAACGTATATGCATTTGGACCAGGTAAATATCTATTCTCTGGCGTTCAAGAAAATACAAACTTAGCAAAGCGTGTCTTCGATATTGTTGGTGGCGGTGACCCTAATAAAGGTAGACGCTAA
- a CDS encoding YqeG family HAD IIIA-type phosphatase, whose product MKLFLPNEYVKNVYHVQPEDLKKRGIKGIITDLDNTLIEWDRPNATPKLEQWFLKMKEQGIQVTVVSNNNEQRVKDFADPLGIPFIHSARKPLVRAFKRAIQEMNLTADEVVVIGDQLLTDVLGGNRVGLHTILVVPVAQTDGLVTRFNRKIERRIMKNMKKKGLINWEE is encoded by the coding sequence TTGAAACTGTTTTTACCAAATGAATACGTAAAAAACGTATATCATGTTCAACCAGAAGATTTAAAGAAACGCGGAATTAAAGGGATTATTACTGATTTAGATAATACTTTAATTGAATGGGATCGTCCGAATGCAACGCCTAAGCTTGAACAATGGTTTTTAAAAATGAAAGAACAAGGCATTCAAGTAACGGTTGTTTCGAATAACAATGAGCAACGTGTAAAGGATTTTGCAGATCCACTTGGCATTCCGTTTATCCATAGTGCGCGTAAACCGCTTGTTCGTGCTTTTAAACGTGCAATACAAGAAATGAATTTAACGGCTGATGAGGTAGTAGTAATTGGAGATCAATTGCTAACAGATGTACTAGGTGGAAACCGTGTTGGCCTTCATACGATTTTAGTTGTACCAGTAGCGCAAACAGATGGATTAGTAACGCGTTTTAATCGAAAGATTGAACGAAGAATTATGAAAAATATGAAGAAAAAAGGCTTGATTAACTGGGAGGAATAA
- a CDS encoding GTP pyrophosphokinase family protein: MKYNQSTVNYWKAFVLPYTFALEELKTKFEIMNREAQFLEDYNPFEHIKTRLKQPDSIVKKLERKNLAPTIENAQTHLQDIIGIRISCCFVEDIYHLKQVIENREDMEIVEVKDYIANPKQNGYKSLHMIIKYPLALNSGTKEVFAEIQLRTLAMDFWASLEHKLYYKYEGNIPDYLKDELHDAAMKAEELDNKMATIRQDIDEIEACSNQILLPL, translated from the coding sequence ATGAAATATAATCAATCAACCGTTAACTATTGGAAGGCATTTGTATTACCCTATACATTCGCTTTAGAAGAGTTGAAAACAAAATTCGAAATTATGAACCGGGAAGCTCAATTTCTAGAGGACTATAACCCGTTTGAACATATAAAAACACGATTAAAACAACCTGATAGCATCGTTAAAAAACTTGAGCGCAAAAATTTAGCACCAACAATTGAAAACGCGCAAACACATTTGCAAGATATTATCGGCATCCGGATTAGCTGTTGCTTTGTGGAAGATATTTATCACTTAAAACAAGTCATTGAAAATCGTGAAGATATGGAAATTGTAGAGGTAAAAGACTACATCGCTAACCCAAAACAAAACGGTTATAAAAGTTTGCATATGATTATTAAATATCCATTAGCATTAAATTCTGGTACAAAAGAAGTATTTGCAGAAATTCAATTACGAACACTCGCGATGGACTTTTGGGCAAGTTTAGAACATAAACTCTATTATAAATATGAAGGAAATATTCCCGATTATTTGAAAGATGAACTCCATGATGCGGCCATGAAAGCTGAAGAGCTTGATAATAAAATGGCAACCATTCGTCAAGATATCGATGAAATTGAAGCATGTTCCAATCAAATTTTACTACCATTATGA
- the sigK gene encoding RNA polymerase sporulation sigma factor SigK: protein MSLFAAIGYMIREVFVFVSYVKNNAFPQPLSSDDEKKYLELMEQGDAHARNLLIEHNLRLVAHIVKKFENTGEDAEDLISIGTIGLIKAIESYSAGKGTKLATYAARCIENEILMHLRVLKKTKKDVSLHDPIGQDKEGNEISLIDILKSESEDVIDMIQLSMELEKIKEYIDILDEREKEVIVKRFGLGLDKEKTQREIAKALGISRSYVSRIEKRALMKMFHEFVRAEKEKKGKA, encoded by the coding sequence TTGAGTCTATTCGCCGCAATTGGATATATGATTCGCGAAGTGTTTGTATTTGTTTCTTATGTTAAAAACAATGCGTTTCCACAGCCATTATCATCAGATGATGAAAAAAAGTACTTAGAGCTGATGGAGCAAGGTGATGCTCACGCGAGAAATCTTTTAATTGAACATAATTTACGGCTTGTGGCTCATATTGTTAAGAAATTTGAAAACACAGGTGAAGATGCGGAGGATTTAATTTCTATCGGAACGATTGGGCTCATTAAAGCAATTGAGAGTTATTCAGCGGGGAAAGGAACGAAACTGGCGACATATGCGGCTCGTTGTATTGAAAATGAAATTTTAATGCATTTGCGCGTATTGAAGAAAACAAAAAAAGATGTTTCACTTCATGACCCAATTGGACAGGACAAGGAAGGGAATGAAATATCACTTATCGATATTTTGAAATCTGAATCAGAAGATGTAATTGATATGATTCAGCTCAGCATGGAATTAGAAAAGATCAAGGAGTATATCGATATTTTAGATGAACGAGAGAAAGAAGTCATTGTAAAAAGGTTCGGACTTGGTCTTGATAAGGAAAAAACACAACGAGAAATTGCGAAAGCGTTAGGGATTTCAAGAAGTTACGTGTCACGGATTGAGAAACGAGCGCTGATGAAAATGTTTCATGAATTTGTTCGAGCAGAGAAGGAGAAGAAGGGAAAAGCATAA
- a CDS encoding nicotinate-nucleotide adenylyltransferase encodes MKKIGIIGGTFDPPHYGHLLIANEVYDALALDEVWFLPNQIPPHKQDRNITSVENRLNMLELAIGKEEYFSVCLEELKREGPSYTYDTMLQLTKKHPDAQFHFIIGGDMVEYLPKWYNIEKLLQLVTFVGVARPGYTLRTPYDIVTVEIPEFTVSSSLLRKRYKEKKTCKYLLPEQVQVYIERNGLYES; translated from the coding sequence TTGAAAAAGATCGGAATCATTGGCGGTACGTTTGATCCGCCTCATTATGGACATTTGTTAATTGCAAATGAGGTGTATGATGCACTCGCGCTTGATGAAGTATGGTTTTTGCCGAATCAAATTCCACCTCATAAACAGGATCGCAATATTACAAGTGTGGAAAATCGATTAAACATGCTAGAGTTAGCAATTGGGAAAGAGGAGTATTTCTCGGTTTGTTTAGAAGAGCTAAAAAGAGAAGGTCCATCCTATACATATGACACTATGTTACAATTAACAAAGAAGCATCCGGACGCGCAGTTTCATTTTATTATTGGTGGAGATATGGTGGAGTATTTACCAAAATGGTATAACATTGAAAAATTACTTCAACTTGTAACTTTTGTTGGAGTTGCAAGGCCGGGGTATACATTACGTACACCTTATGACATCGTCACAGTAGAAATTCCGGAATTTACTGTTTCTTCCTCCTTATTACGAAAGAGATATAAGGAGAAGAAAACGTGCAAATATTTGCTTCCAGAACAAGTACAGGTATATATCGAGAGGAATGGGTTGTATGAATCGTGA
- a CDS encoding sporulation histidine kinase inhibitor Sda: protein MKTKHMEQLSTELLTESYYKAKELKLNPDFILLIKQEIIRRSLEDKLAKSS from the coding sequence TTGAAAACAAAACATATGGAACAGTTATCTACTGAGTTACTCACTGAGTCTTATTATAAAGCAAAAGAACTAAAATTAAATCCTGACTTCATTTTACTTATAAAACAAGAAATCATTCGGCGATCATTAGAGGACAAGCTCGCCAAATCGTCTTGA